A stretch of Fusarium poae strain DAOMC 252244 chromosome 2, whole genome shotgun sequence DNA encodes these proteins:
- a CDS encoding hypothetical protein (BUSCO:6996at5125) — protein MTVPSDLTHRGANGQHLSLEDRFEVLKEIGDGSFGSVVLGRVRTAGANVARRGTVVAIKTMKKTFESLQPCLELREVVFLRTLPHHPHLVPALDIFLDPYSKKLHIAMEYMEGNLYQLMKARDHKCLDNGSVKSILYQIMQGLEHIHSHHFFHRDIKPENILVTTSGHNDAGNTFRRYSALVTPPSTPPTYTVKIADFGLARETHSKLPYTTYVSTRWYRAPEVLLRAGEYSAPVDIWAVGAMAVEIATLKPLFPGGNEVDQVWRVCEIMGSPGNWYNKSGNRVGGGDWRDGTRLAGKLGFSFPKMAPHAMDTILQTPQWPASLAQFVTWCLMWDPKNRPTSSQAIAHEYFIDAVDPTRPKSSASRILGRKQSDLSRSSKEASTTPTSVKQSWFRKSLIGRSESTDLATMQIPPKEPAGPRPAPEPVTAKARPAAGKRATWTNGPSNVAPMPILPTARPISPIPDAVNARANNTYDDAYANGHGQGKTKKLGRQLSVASSTNNYTEMHRQQAERALNGNSGLASPPSGQKESFFSHLRKRARRFSGRHQTPVSPSYDDDDLEAQVGCGPWGSNRSSMVIDQSQQPAPVPKSEVYESLDKALRDVQTNLDSKPPAPPAHQISPTSTLKRHHSLPQHQARSVDNLIGAARGGPISSRTRRAQATHGVHQYEAPDEEEELMDEALTTTQRAMKRMEQNQNKPLRQSASNIGLMNPYPTPSPSANGNQVLFADGQAITPKPLDLNKKTDQYKWPTPPYEESEWAASASASIWAAGSRF, from the exons ATGACTGTTCCAAGTGATTTGACCCACCGGGGTGCAAACGGCCAGCATCTTTCTCTCGAAGATCGATTTGAAGTTTTGAAGGAAATTGGTGATGGTAGCTTCGGTAGCGTCGTCCTGGGTAGAGTCCGGACGGCTGGTGCCAACGTTGCTCGCCGAGGTACAGTG GTTGCTATCAAGACTATGAAGAAGACATTTGAGTCTCTACAACCATGCTTGGAGCTTCGTGAAGTCGTCTTCCTTCGCACACTGCCACACCACCCTCACCTTGTTCCCGCTCTCGATATTTTCTTGGACCCCTACTCTAAGAAGCTCCACATCGCCATGGAGTACATGGAGGGCAACCTGTATCAACTGATGAAGGCTCGCGACCACAAGTGTCTTGACAACGGCAGCGTCAAGAGCATCCTCTACCAGATCATGCAGGGTCTGGAACACATCCACTCTCACCACTTCTTCCACCGCGATATCAAGCCCGAAAACATTCTTGTCACAACCTCCGGCCACAATGACGCTGGCAACACCTTCCGACGATACTCTGCTCTCGTTACTCCGCCTTCAACCCCACCCACCTACACCGTCAAGATCGCCGACTTTGGTCTCGCCCGTGAGACACACTCCAAACTTCCCTACACCACATACGTATCTACAAGATGGTACCGTGCTCCCGAGGTCCTCCTGCGAGCGGGAGAGTACTCCGCTCCTGTCGATATTTGGGCCGTTGGTGCCATGGCTGTTGAGATTGCTACACTGAAGCCGCTATTCCCTGGTGGAAACGAGGTTGATCAGGTTTGGCGAGTTTGTGAGATCATGGGTAGCCCGGGTAACTGGTACAACAAGTCGGGCAACCGAGTCGGTGGAGGTGATTGGCGTGACGGCACAAGGCTAGCTGGCAAGCTGGGTTTCTCGTTCCCTAAGATGGCCCCCCACGCCATGGATACCATTCTACAAACACCGCAGTGGCCTGCGTCTCTGGCTCAGTTCGTTACATGGTGTTTGATGTGGGACCCCAAGAACCGCCCTACATCGTCTCAAGCTATCGCCCACGAATACTTTATCGACGCCGTTGATCCTACTCGACCcaagtcatcagcttccCGAATCCTTGGCCGCAAGCAATCCGATCTCAGCCGAAGCAGCAAGGAGGCCTCTACTACCCCAACTTCCGTCAAGCAATCTTGGTTCCGCAAGTCCCTCATTGGTCGTTCTGAGAGCACCGACTTGGCCACCATGCAGATCCCGCCAAAGGAACCTGCTGGCCCTCGTCCTGCCCCTGAGCCCGTCACCGCAAAAGCCCGCCCTGCCGCTGGAAAGAGAGCTACTTGGACAAACGGCCCTTCAAACGTGGCGCCCATGCCCATTCTTCCCACTGCACGGCCAATCTCGCCAATCCCTGATGCTGTAAATGCCCGCGCCAACAATACCTACGACGACGCTTACGCTAATGGACATGGCCAGGGGAAGACCAAGAAACTTGGCCGACAGCTCTCTGTCGCTTCAAGCACAAACAACTACACAGAAATGCATCGGCAACAAGCCGAACGGGCTCTCAATGGGAATTCTGGCCTCGCCTCCCCTCCGAGTGGACAGAAGGAGAGCTTCTTTTCACATCTCCGAAAGCGTGCGAGGCGGTTCTCGGGACGACATCAGACCCCCGTCTCACCCTCctatgatgacgacgacctGGAGGCCCAGGTTGGATGTGGCCCTTGGGGTAGCAACCGGTCGTCCATGGTTATTGACCAATCGCAACAACCGGCTCCCGTTCCCAAGTCCGAGGTCTACGAATCTCTTGACAAGGCCCTCCGAGATGTTCAGACCAATCTCGATTCAAAACCTCCCGCTCCGCCCGCTCACCAGATCTCGCCTACCAGCACCCTCAAGCGACATCACTCGCTACCTCAACACCAAGCCCGGTCCGTAGACAACCTGATCGGTGCTGCTCGGGGTGGTCCCATCTCCAGTCGCACACGACGAGCCCAAGCGACTCACGGTGTGCATCAGTACGAGGCTcctgatgaggaggaagagcttATGGATGAGGCCTTGACAACGACTCAAAGAGCCATGAAGCGAATGGAACAAAACCAAAACAAGCCGCTTCGTCAATCGGCTAGCAACATTGGGTTGATGAACCCATACCCCACTCCCTCGCCTTCAGCCAACGGCAACCAAGTGTTGTTTGCCGATGGGCAAGCCATTACTCCCAAGCCTCTGGATCTCAACAAGAAAACTGATCAGTACAAATGGCCCACGCCACCGTATGAAGAGAGCGAATGGGCAGCGTCGGCATCAGCCAGTATATGGGCTGCCGGCAGCCGCTTTTAA